One Sphingomonas kaistensis genomic window, TCGGTTTCGGGCGAGGTGCCCGGCGCATAACGCTGGACGAAACGCCAGGCGGTGTCCTTGTCGGCGACGCCGGGCAGGCTGGCGAGGTTGAGCAGCAGCCCGAACCCGAGCGGAAGCGCCGTCGGCTCGGGCACCGCGCCGCCGTGAATGTGATGCACCGGATTGCCGAGGCGCTGCTCGACCGGCTGTTCGGGCCAGCGGCCGCGGAACTGCCAATAGTCGTCGATCGCGCGCGGGATCAGGCCGAGGTGGAGGTTCTTGGCCTTCTTGGGCTCACGGAACAGATAGAATTCGAGGCTCCGCTCGCCGCCATACTTGAGCCAATCGTCCAGCGTTAGGCCGTTCCCCTTGGACTTGGAGATCTTCTCGCCCTTTTCGTCGAGGAACATCTCGTAATTGAACCCCTCGGGCGGTCGGGCGCCGAGAATACGGGCGATCTTGCCCGACTGGATGGTCGAGTCGATCAGGTCCTTGCCCGCCATTTCGTAATCGACCCCGAGCGCGACCCAGCGCATCGCCCAGTCGACCTTCCATTGCAGCTTGCTGAGGCCGCCGAGCGCCGACTGCGTAACTTCCTGACCATCCTCATCGGTGAAGGCAATGGTCCCGGCGTCCGCGTCGACGACCTTCACCGGCACCTGCAACACCCGGCCGGTGGTGGGCGAGATCGGCAGCACCGGTGAATAAGTCTGGCGCCGCTCTTCGCGCAGGGTCGGTAGCATCACGCCCATGATGGCGTCGAAATGCCGCAGTACCTGCCGCAGCGCGTCGTCGAACCGGCCCGAGGTGTAGGCGTCTGTCGCGCTGACGAATTCATAGTCGAAGCTGAAGCGGTCGAGGAATTGCCGCAGCAGCGCATTGTTGTGATGCGCGAAGCTGGGGTGGCAGCCGAAGGGATCGGGGACCTCAGTCAACGGCTTGCCCAGCGCCGCCGTCAGCAATTCGCCGTTGGGCACATTGTCCGGCACCTTGCGCAGGCCATCCATGTCGTCGCTGAAGGCCACCAGCCGGGTCGGCACCTTGCCGCCGGTCAGCGTCTCGAAGGCGCGGCGGACCCAGGTCGTCCGCAGGACCTCGGTAAATGTCCCGATATGGGGCAGGCCCGAGGGGCCGTAACCGGTCTCGAAGACGATCGCCTCGCCGTTCGGCTTGCCGTCCGGATAGCGCGCGAGCAGCTTGCGGGCTTCCTCGAACACCCAGGTCTTGTTGGCGAGGGCAGCTTGGGCGAGCGCGTCGTCGGTCATGGTCCAAGCGAATGCGTTGTTGCAGGTGCGAAGGCAAGGGGCAGGCAAGCGCCGTTTACGAAGCCGGTCTTTGGGCGGTATGTGGAACTTGAGTGGCAGGTGGAGCGATATAGCGACGTGCAGACCACTCGAACCATCCTCGCCGCCCTGGGCATCGTCGCCGTTATCTTCGGCATCCCCATCATGGCGACTCTCGTCGCCGGACAATTCGGCATGTCGGTCCGTCTGATCGGCTGGACCACATTGGTCGCGATGATGGTGCTGGCGTTCCAGTCCCGCTACCTCCTCGCCCGCGTCCTGGGCGAGCGGAAGTTGGCGCCCGCGATGGCGCGCCGGACCTTCAAGCGCCGCTAAGCGCTCGGCAATTTTGCGGCGCTGACAGTTCGGCGTTGCCCTTTCGTTCCCCTGTCGCCACATGAAGAACGGTGACGTCCGTTCTCGCTCTTCCCGCCCTTCACGCATCGCACGCCGGCATCTGGTTGGTCGGGCGTGAGGGCGCGCGGGAAGCCGGGCGAGGCGAAGCGATCCGGGCGGTCTCCGACACGCCGCATATCCTCCTTAACGCCCCGCTCGCCGGGCAACGCCTCGGCTACCCTGAAGTCAGCGGGCTCGACCTTCTCGAGCTGTTCGCCTTTGTCCACCCGGCGCGCTTCGTGGTTCCGACCGTGCCGGGACTGGCGGCGTTCGTCGGGCTGGCAGCGCCGGTCGACGAAGCGGCGGCGGCAGGGCTGTTGCCGGCGATTGCCGGGCGATTGCTGGCGACGCTGGCCGACGAACGCTGGGCAGCGCGGGAGGGCGCGTGGACCATCAATGCGACGTTGCACCGGATCGGCTGGGGCTGGGCCGGGCTGGTCGGCCAGCGACTGGCGCGGCCCGAGCGGGGCGAGCGAATGCTCTTCTCGCGGCTGGAGCCGTGGGAGGAGACGGCCGAGCGGCCCCCGGCGCGGGTGATCCGGCTGGGCGACGGGGAGGCCGAGGCGCGGTTGGCGCAGCTGACCGGCGCAGGATCGGAAACGCGTGAGGGCCAGCGCGCCTTTGCCGCCGCCGCCGCCCACGCCTTTGCCCCACGCGACCGCCGCGACGCGCCCAACGTGCTGCTGGCCGAGGCAGGCACGGGCATCGGCAAGACGCTCGGCTATCTCGCCCCCGCCTCGCTGTGGGCGGAGAAGGCGGGCGGGGCGGTGTGGGTGTCGACCTATACCAAGGCGCTGCAGCGCCAGCTCGACGCCGAGGGCGCGCGGATCGTTCCCGACGAGTCCGAGCGCAAGAAACGCATCGTGGTGCGCAAGGGACGCGAGAATTACCTCTGCCTGCTCAATCTCGAGGACGCGCTTCAAGGGAGTTTCTCGGGCCGCGCCGCGGTGCTGGCGCAATTGGTCGGGCGCTGGGCGGCCTACAGCAAGGACGGCGACATGGTGGGCGGCGACCTGCCGGGCTGGTTGCCGAGCCTGTTCCGCCGCGCCGGGGCCACCGCGCTGACCGACCGGCGCGGCGAATGTGTCTATGCGGGCTGCCCGCACTACCGGAAATGCTTCATCGAAAAGGCCGAGCGGGCGAGTCGCGGAGCCGATCTGGTGATCGCCAATCATGCGCTGGTGATGGTGTCCGCCGCGCGCGGGCGATTGGGCGGCGGGCTTGAGCGGATCGTGTTCGACGAGGGCCACCATCTGTTCGACGCTGCCGATTCGACCTTCGCGGTGGCGCTGACCGGCGCCGAGACGATCGAGCTCAGGCGCTGGATCGTCGGCCCCGAGCGCAGCACCCGCGGGCGGCGACGGGGCCTTGCCGCGCGGCTGATGGACGTCTGCTCCTATGACGAGGAAGGTGCGCTGGCGCTTGATGCGGCGGTGCAGGCGGCGGGGTTGCTGCCGGGCGACGGCTGGCTCGGCCGGGTGGTCGAGGGCCTGCCCTTGGGGCCACTCGAAGCCTTGTTCGCGGCGGTGCGGAGCAGTGTGCTGGCGCGGGCCCGGGCGGAAGATGCGGGCTATGGGCTCGAGACCGAGCTGGCCGAGCCCGATGCCGCCCTGGTCGAAGCCGCCGCAGCGGCGCTGGTCGCGCTCGAATCGCTGCAACGGCCGATGACCGCGCTTCGGTTGCGGCTGGAAGCGGTGCTGGAAGATGGACCCGACTGGCTCGACGCCGCGGCGCGCGCGCGGGTCGAAGGGGCGATCGCGGGGTTGAACTGGCGCGGCGGCGCGGTCGCCGCCTGGGCGCAGCTACTGGCGCGGGTCGGCGGCGCGGCGGACCCGGACTTCGTCGACTGGATGAATGTCGACCGGATCGAAGGGCGTGAACTCGACATCGGGCTTCAACGCCGCTGGCTCGATCCGACCCGGCCGCTCGCCAAGGCGGTGATCGAACCCGCCCACGGCGTCCTCGTCACCTCCGCCACCCTGCGCGGGGGCGAAGAGCATTGGGAGGTCGCCGACGCCCGCACCGGCGCCGCGCACTTGCCGGCGGCGCCCGCGCACTTCCACGCCGCCAGCCCCTTCGACTACGCGTCGGCGGCTGAAGTGCTGGTGGTGACCGACGTCAAGCAGGGCGATCTGGCGGCGCTTGCCAACGCTTATGCTCGGCTGATCACCGCCGCGCGCGGCGGGACGCTCGGCCTGTTCACCGCCATCGCCCGGCTGAAAGCGGTGCAGGCGCGGATCGCCGACCGGCTCGCGCGCGAGCAGTTGCCGCTGCTCGCCCAGCATGTCGATCCGATCGATACGGGCACCCTGGTCGACATGTTCCGCGCCGATCCGCGCGCCAGCCTGCTCGGCACCGATGCGCTGCGCGACGGGGTGGACGTGCCGGGCGATTCGCTGCGGCTGGTGGTGATGGAGCGTGTGCCCTGGCCGCGGCCGACCGTCTTGCATGCGGCGCGGCGGCTGGCGGGCGGCGGGTCGGCCTATGATGACCGGGTGGTGAAGGCGCGGCTGGCGCAGGCGTTCGGGCGGCTGGTCCGGCGGCAGGGCGACAAAGGCACCTTCGTGATGCTGTCGGCGGCCTGCCCGTCGCGGCTTCTGACCGCCTTTCCGTCGGGCGTGCAGGTCAGCCGGGTGACTCTGGAAGAAGCGGTGACCCGAGTGGCCGCGGCGCGCGGGCCGGTGGGCGGCTCAATCGGCGAGCGCGGCGACGAGGCCCGCCCGGACCCGCTTCAGCGCGTCGGCTAGACCTTCATCCTGCGCGACCGGCTCGGGCAACGGTTTCTTGCTCTTCAGCAACTGCTGGACACCGCGCACGGTATAGCCCTGGTGCGTGAGCAAGGCATGGATCCGGCGGACCAGATCGACGTCCTCGGGCCGGTAATAACGGCGATTGCCCGCGCGCTGCAGCGGCTTCAGCTGGGTAAAGCGGCTTTCCCAATAGCGCAGGATATGCTGCGCGATCCCGAGTTCTGCCGAAACCTCGCCGATGGTGCGGAATGCCGAAGGGTCCTTGGCTCCGGGCGAGGCAGGCACGTCGATCAGTCGCGCGCGATCTTGTCGCGCATGGTCTGGCTGGCGCGGAAGGTCATCACCCGGCGCGGCGCGATCGGCACTTCAACACCCGTCTTCGGGTTGCGACCGACCCTTTGGCCCTTGTCACGCAGGATGAAGCTGCCGAAGCCCGAAATCTTGACGTTCTGCCCGTCGGACAAGGCGGCGCACATGTGATGCAGCAGCCGTTCGACCATCGAGGCCGATTCGGCGCGGCTGAGACCGAGCTTGCGATGCACCACATCGCCCAGATCGGCGCGGGTAAGCGTTCCCGCATGCATCTCGCTCATCTGCCCGCCACGCGGGATTCCAGCGTCGGCCATTCTATCCTACTCCGCCCTGTCGGCGCCCCCGTTATTGCGCCCCCGAGCCTTTGCATAACGTAAAAGCCTAGGTCGGCAAACAGACAATCTCGCAAAGTTGCCGATGATTGTCCGATAGTTAAACGGAAAGTAGCGCGGCACCCCAGGTGAACCCGCCGCCCATTGCTTCCAGCACGATGAGGTCGCCGGGCTTGATCCGGCCGTCCTTGACCGCGACGTCGAGCGCCAGCGGGACCGAGGCGGCGGACGTGTTGGCGTGGCGGTCGACCGTCATCACCACCTTGTCGGGCGACAGGCCGAGCTTGCGGGCGGTGGCGTCGATGATCCGGGCGTTGGCCTGGTGCGGCACCACCCAATCGACATCCGCCGGGGTCTTGCCCGCGGCTTCCAAGACTTCGCCGAGCACG contains:
- a CDS encoding ATP-dependent DNA helicase, translating into MTSVLALPALHASHAGIWLVGREGAREAGRGEAIRAVSDTPHILLNAPLAGQRLGYPEVSGLDLLELFAFVHPARFVVPTVPGLAAFVGLAAPVDEAAAAGLLPAIAGRLLATLADERWAAREGAWTINATLHRIGWGWAGLVGQRLARPERGERMLFSRLEPWEETAERPPARVIRLGDGEAEARLAQLTGAGSETREGQRAFAAAAAHAFAPRDRRDAPNVLLAEAGTGIGKTLGYLAPASLWAEKAGGAVWVSTYTKALQRQLDAEGARIVPDESERKKRIVVRKGRENYLCLLNLEDALQGSFSGRAAVLAQLVGRWAAYSKDGDMVGGDLPGWLPSLFRRAGATALTDRRGECVYAGCPHYRKCFIEKAERASRGADLVIANHALVMVSAARGRLGGGLERIVFDEGHHLFDAADSTFAVALTGAETIELRRWIVGPERSTRGRRRGLAARLMDVCSYDEEGALALDAAVQAAGLLPGDGWLGRVVEGLPLGPLEALFAAVRSSVLARARAEDAGYGLETELAEPDAALVEAAAAALVALESLQRPMTALRLRLEAVLEDGPDWLDAAARARVEGAIAGLNWRGGAVAAWAQLLARVGGAADPDFVDWMNVDRIEGRELDIGLQRRWLDPTRPLAKAVIEPAHGVLVTSATLRGGEEHWEVADARTGAAHLPAAPAHFHAASPFDYASAAEVLVVTDVKQGDLAALANAYARLITAARGGTLGLFTAIARLKAVQARIADRLAREQLPLLAQHVDPIDTGTLVDMFRADPRASLLGTDALRDGVDVPGDSLRLVVMERVPWPRPTVLHAARRLAGGGSAYDDRVVKARLAQAFGRLVRRQGDKGTFVMLSAACPSRLLTAFPSGVQVSRVTLEEAVTRVAAARGPVGGSIGERGDEARPDPLQRVG
- a CDS encoding MerR family transcriptional regulator, whose protein sequence is MPASPGAKDPSAFRTIGEVSAELGIAQHILRYWESRFTQLKPLQRAGNRRYYRPEDVDLVRRIHALLTHQGYTVRGVQQLLKSKKPLPEPVAQDEGLADALKRVRAGLVAALAD
- a CDS encoding integration host factor subunit alpha encodes the protein MADAGIPRGGQMSEMHAGTLTRADLGDVVHRKLGLSRAESASMVERLLHHMCAALSDGQNVKISGFGSFILRDKGQRVGRNPKTGVEVPIAPRRVMTFRASQTMRDKIARD
- a CDS encoding lysine--tRNA ligase — its product is MTDDALAQAALANKTWVFEEARKLLARYPDGKPNGEAIVFETGYGPSGLPHIGTFTEVLRTTWVRRAFETLTGGKVPTRLVAFSDDMDGLRKVPDNVPNGELLTAALGKPLTEVPDPFGCHPSFAHHNNALLRQFLDRFSFDYEFVSATDAYTSGRFDDALRQVLRHFDAIMGVMLPTLREERRQTYSPVLPISPTTGRVLQVPVKVVDADAGTIAFTDEDGQEVTQSALGGLSKLQWKVDWAMRWVALGVDYEMAGKDLIDSTIQSGKIARILGARPPEGFNYEMFLDEKGEKISKSKGNGLTLDDWLKYGGERSLEFYLFREPKKAKNLHLGLIPRAIDDYWQFRGRWPEQPVEQRLGNPVHHIHGGAVPEPTALPLGFGLLLNLASLPGVADKDTAWRFVQRYAPGTSPETDPELDELIGLAVTYARDFVVPGLQRRAPTEAEAAALRDLDALLADFPADTPADEIQNAVFKIGKRHYGKDRLREWFQAAYETLLGSSQGPRLGSFIALYGIDNSRRLIAEALAD